One segment of Candidatus Micrarchaeum acidiphilum ARMAN-2 DNA contains the following:
- a CDS encoding DNA-(apurinic or apyrimidinic site) lyase, protein MTAFVELDAKKANSVVGMLEEHYKDVHYYLNFSTPIELLVAAILSAQTKDTKVNAITPRLFGKYKTAKDYADAKPAELMGYVGGVLYAKNKVANIIGACKEIDEKYRGKVPDRMEDLVELPGIGRKTANTILINAYGKVEGIPVDTWVIKLSYRIGLSKAKNADSIEKDLEAKISKQYWKNIAYVLKAHGKEVCGAVPKCSACPIKAHCPKNGVTESA, encoded by the coding sequence TTGACGGCTTTCGTTGAATTGGATGCCAAAAAGGCCAATTCGGTAGTTGGAATGCTCGAAGAGCACTACAAGGACGTTCATTACTATTTGAACTTCAGCACCCCTATTGAGCTGTTGGTTGCCGCGATACTGTCAGCCCAGACAAAGGACACTAAGGTGAATGCAATTACGCCCAGACTCTTTGGAAAGTACAAGACCGCAAAGGACTATGCAGATGCCAAGCCCGCTGAGCTGATGGGCTATGTCGGGGGCGTGCTCTATGCAAAGAACAAGGTTGCAAACATAATCGGCGCGTGCAAGGAAATTGACGAAAAATACAGGGGCAAAGTTCCGGACAGGATGGAAGACCTCGTCGAGCTACCGGGCATTGGAAGAAAAACCGCGAATACCATACTCATAAACGCGTATGGCAAAGTCGAGGGCATACCTGTTGACACCTGGGTCATAAAGCTTTCTTACAGGATAGGGCTGAGCAAGGCAAAGAATGCAGATTCGATAGAAAAGGACCTTGAGGCAAAGATAAGCAAACAGTACTGGAAGAACATCGCATATGTATTGAAGGCCCATGGCAAGGAGGTGTGCGGCGCAGTACCAAAATGTAGCGCTTGTCCTATAAAAGCGCACTGCCCGAAGAACGGTGTCACCGAAAGCGCATGA
- a CDS encoding isopentenyl-diphosphate delta-isomerase, type 2, producing the protein MAKAKSGRAQDPEKLKRINLIMKRKEEHIRICLDKPVQARNVRTLFSDVKLMNDSMPEIDFDDIDTSVSFLGKRFSAPFMVGAMTGGAEMAKRINANIASAVEELGLGMAVGSQRAALYDKILEDTYTIARKNGPHIFIGANIGGAQLSEGMDLKSIRKLVEMLKADALYVHLNPTQEIVQPEGEPKYRNVLSRIREIVEGIDRPVIAKEVGFGISPKVAKELEKAGVKAIEVAGMGGTSYAAVEWYRAKAFKMNDKADLGNLFWDWGIPTAASLYMATRSVKLPVVSSGGLRTGLDIAKSIALGASMTAMALPVLRPATVSADAVKDFIERILLELKSTMFLLGAKNIEQLGKCPFVITGDLAIWKDYFDKKVI; encoded by the coding sequence TTGGCAAAAGCTAAGTCTGGAAGGGCACAAGATCCTGAAAAGCTGAAAAGGATAAACCTGATAATGAAAAGAAAGGAGGAACACATAAGGATATGCTTGGACAAACCGGTGCAGGCAAGAAATGTGAGGACACTGTTTTCGGACGTCAAGCTGATGAACGACTCCATGCCGGAGATAGATTTTGACGACATAGACACTTCTGTTTCTTTTCTTGGAAAACGCTTTTCTGCACCGTTTATGGTTGGCGCCATGACAGGCGGCGCAGAGATGGCTAAAAGGATAAATGCTAACATAGCATCTGCCGTAGAGGAGCTCGGCCTTGGGATGGCGGTCGGGAGCCAGAGGGCGGCGCTGTACGATAAGATATTGGAAGACACGTATACCATAGCCAGAAAAAATGGGCCGCATATATTCATAGGCGCAAATATAGGAGGCGCGCAACTGTCCGAGGGCATGGACCTGAAAAGCATAAGAAAGCTTGTGGAGATGCTGAAGGCCGACGCGCTTTACGTTCACCTCAATCCCACGCAGGAGATAGTACAGCCGGAAGGAGAGCCCAAGTATAGGAATGTGCTTTCCAGGATAAGAGAGATTGTCGAAGGCATAGACAGGCCTGTCATAGCTAAGGAGGTAGGTTTCGGTATATCTCCGAAGGTGGCAAAGGAGCTTGAAAAGGCCGGCGTCAAGGCGATAGAAGTGGCTGGCATGGGAGGTACCAGCTACGCGGCGGTGGAATGGTATAGGGCCAAGGCATTCAAGATGAATGACAAGGCAGACCTGGGCAATCTTTTCTGGGATTGGGGCATACCTACCGCTGCGTCGTTGTATATGGCAACGAGAAGCGTAAAACTGCCGGTGGTATCATCCGGAGGCCTTAGGACCGGGCTGGATATTGCGAAGTCGATCGCCCTGGGCGCGTCAATGACCGCTATGGCGCTGCCAGTGCTCAGGCCTGCAACGGTCTCTGCAGACGCCGTGAAGGATTTCATTGAAAGGATACTGCTTGAACTCAAAAGCACCATGTTCCTGCTGGGAGCCAAAAACATAGAACAGCTCGGGAAATGCCCGTTCGTTATAACAGGGGATCTGGCGATATGGAAGGACTACTTTGACAAAAAGGTGATTTGA
- a CDS encoding endonuclease III, giving the protein MHEPKPAKRFEAEVLSRLKARYGDSMKSALEYSNPWEMLVATMLSAQSTDRQVNKVTRELFRRYNTPNQFARLKPQTLQRHINSLGLYRNKSKNIIASAKMIMHLYGGNVPDRMDELVKLPGVGRKTANVVLSEAFSASEGIAIDTHCITVANRLGLANSKDPEKIERKLMEKFPKKEWRNVSNLLIALGRDTCTARIKHCERCVLNDICPSSSVKKVVKR; this is encoded by the coding sequence ATGCACGAACCAAAACCTGCAAAGCGCTTTGAAGCCGAAGTCCTTTCAAGGCTTAAGGCTAGGTACGGGGATTCGATGAAAAGCGCGCTCGAATACTCAAACCCATGGGAAATGCTTGTTGCAACCATGCTTTCTGCTCAGTCTACAGACCGGCAGGTCAACAAGGTAACCAGGGAACTGTTCCGCCGCTATAACACACCAAACCAATTCGCAAGACTTAAGCCGCAGACACTGCAGCGTCACATAAACTCCCTAGGCCTTTACCGAAACAAGTCCAAGAACATAATTGCGTCCGCGAAAATGATAATGCACCTGTACGGCGGAAACGTTCCTGACCGAATGGACGAACTGGTAAAACTGCCGGGGGTGGGCAGGAAAACCGCCAATGTTGTGCTCTCAGAAGCCTTTTCCGCAAGCGAGGGCATCGCAATAGACACGCACTGCATTACGGTCGCAAACCGTCTGGGGCTGGCAAATTCCAAGGACCCAGAAAAGATTGAAAGAAAGTTAATGGAAAAATTTCCAAAGAAGGAGTGGCGCAACGTTTCCAATCTGCTCATAGCGCTGGGCAGGGACACGTGCACTGCCAGAATAAAACACTGCGAAAGGTGCGTGCTCAATGACATATGCCCGTCCAGCAGCGTAAAAAAGGTGGTCAAACGATAG
- a CDS encoding ATP binding protein, with protein MPVQQRKKGGQTIACLYSGGKDSTLAIHRMHELGKDVDLLITLKPENPDSYMFHRPNIEFTTMQAKALGIRQELVATKGEKEAELADLEEALRANGVSGVVTGALASRYQKDRVDRICERLKIEHYAPLWGINPLSELKEISQKFEAIITKVAAYGMDYSFLGARIDESTISKLESLNRKYGINISFEGGEAESFVLNAPLFRSRISIVSASKEWHNDSGTYLIKEAKLVPKKGINNIDAQI; from the coding sequence ATGCCCGTCCAGCAGCGTAAAAAAGGTGGTCAAACGATAGCATGCCTTTACAGTGGCGGAAAGGATTCAACGCTTGCGATACACAGGATGCACGAGCTAGGCAAGGACGTAGACCTTCTAATAACGTTGAAGCCAGAGAATCCGGACAGCTACATGTTCCATCGCCCGAACATAGAATTTACTACGATGCAAGCCAAGGCGCTAGGGATCCGCCAGGAGCTCGTGGCCACAAAAGGCGAAAAGGAGGCAGAGCTAGCAGACCTTGAAGAGGCCCTGCGCGCCAACGGCGTAAGCGGCGTAGTGACGGGCGCCCTGGCAAGCCGCTATCAGAAGGACAGGGTGGACAGAATATGCGAGAGGCTGAAAATAGAGCACTACGCGCCGCTCTGGGGCATAAATCCTTTGTCAGAGCTAAAGGAGATAAGCCAGAAATTCGAAGCCATAATAACAAAGGTGGCTGCCTATGGCATGGATTACAGTTTCCTAGGCGCAAGGATAGACGAAAGCACAATATCAAAGCTGGAGTCGCTCAACAGGAAATACGGGATAAACATATCATTCGAGGGCGGCGAAGCCGAATCGTTCGTTCTCAACGCTCCGCTCTTCAGAAGCAGGATATCCATAGTAAGTGCCAGCAAGGAATGGCATAACGATTCAGGCACGTATCTCATAAAAGAGGCCAAACTCGTGCCCAAAAAAGGTATTAATAACATTGATGCACAAATATAA
- a CDS encoding aminotransferase class I and II translates to MEEGLLSKRSKYVYNILLEEEGLASNLAEAGKKVVKLNRGDPAVYFKTPKYMIDAYVKALRSNQTYYSRAEGAKTLINAVIKRYKEFYGLALSEDSIITTEGVSEALYFINSSLINTGDMAVIFRPYYNQYMTTLELHGGRPIFADYDERNMWAVDLDALRKSLKSARSNGQIKRVKYMLVTNPNNPTGTVLSRRILSGLADIANEYGIFLISDEIYDEIIFNGAKFTSISEVAKGMPYAILNGASKNFDATGFRIGFIIIPEHDRLSSELKSKMSDYARMRLSVNTPAQYAVAEGISNSKEHAKAIKEMVSEIEKRINSSVRILRENEYLDVVRPNGAFYIFPHIDIKSLKFRNDKGFVEGLLKEKLLQTARGSGFGSPAHFRIVSLATESILTDSMKKINEFCIKHAR, encoded by the coding sequence ATGGAAGAAGGATTGCTTTCAAAGAGAAGCAAATACGTCTATAATATACTCCTCGAGGAGGAGGGCCTGGCATCAAATCTCGCAGAAGCCGGGAAAAAGGTGGTAAAGCTCAACCGCGGCGACCCCGCAGTGTATTTCAAAACACCAAAATACATGATAGACGCCTATGTAAAGGCGCTTAGGTCCAACCAAACCTATTATTCAAGGGCAGAAGGCGCAAAAACGCTCATAAACGCTGTTATAAAAAGGTACAAGGAGTTTTACGGTTTGGCGCTTTCTGAGGACAGCATAATAACCACGGAAGGGGTATCTGAGGCGCTTTACTTTATAAACAGCAGCCTGATAAATACAGGCGACATGGCAGTCATATTCAGGCCTTACTACAACCAGTACATGACAACACTAGAACTTCATGGCGGAAGACCGATATTTGCAGACTACGACGAGAGAAACATGTGGGCTGTAGATCTTGATGCCCTGCGCAAAAGCCTAAAGTCCGCGAGGAGCAACGGCCAGATAAAAAGGGTAAAATACATGCTGGTCACGAACCCGAACAATCCTACCGGCACAGTACTTAGCAGGCGCATACTGTCAGGCCTTGCCGATATTGCGAATGAATACGGAATATTCCTGATAAGCGACGAAATATATGACGAGATAATATTCAACGGGGCTAAGTTCACTTCAATAAGCGAGGTTGCAAAAGGCATGCCATACGCGATACTGAACGGCGCATCGAAGAACTTCGACGCCACAGGTTTCCGCATCGGATTTATAATAATTCCTGAGCACGATCGCCTGTCTTCAGAGCTGAAATCCAAAATGTCAGATTATGCCAGGATGCGCCTTTCGGTAAACACTCCGGCGCAGTATGCTGTCGCAGAAGGAATCTCAAACTCAAAGGAACATGCCAAGGCGATAAAGGAAATGGTCTCTGAGATAGAGAAGAGAATCAACTCATCAGTCCGCATCCTGCGCGAAAACGAGTACTTGGACGTGGTAAGGCCAAATGGAGCATTCTACATATTTCCGCATATAGATATCAAAAGCCTTAAATTCAGAAATGACAAGGGATTTGTTGAAGGTCTGCTCAAAGAGAAGCTGTTGCAGACTGCAAGGGGCTCGGGATTCGGATCCCCGGCGCATTTCAGGATAGTTTCGCTTGCAACCGAAAGCATATTAACTGATTCGATGAAAAAGATAAACGAATTCTGCATAAAACACGCAAGATAA
- a CDS encoding AAA ATPase central domain protein — protein sequence MQDGDRPARPAGKNITRELIRKRRKFPILVYRLKDILIKVRTNKYFIDSLLVALMFVSFVAGFPYYPLVIAALILILLFVITLYHPFLGLIVFMIVALPALIYQISYVAWIFLFVISVSLIYGYMHYRTIVFGYTMFFLAFSVVGLVLEIPVLVLAVLVSGFKRSAIITTIAIIGIVAVSGVFGVQNSSYILYNGTGVRIGLPIGNISEFLVMNKPQLHFSNIVNQSSAAFSNFASIQSAGEIDVVSGFLVNALYLQLYYLIQIAAFIAVAFAIEYMALNTRSKFKGTRASLIGVCYPVIYVGLGTGLKFYPINYVAPFVSFIIVVIFVGLLEFYNIDVVKAMEVKKQDIRMKFGEAFEDLQAGNVSEKFDDIGDYDAIKKELREAVISPLENVGISRAYNIKPAKGILFFGLPGTGKTMIMRALANEIHTGFYYVKATNLISSYPGESEKLISDIFSIAKKHAPCVLFIDEIDSIATNRNYEGIDEIHRHALSQLLVEMDGFQKMDGVIIVGATNVPNMLDPAILRPGRFDKSIYMPLPDLNARKAIFKIYLKKFPISDDIDFDKIAEASDRYSGADIKAVCEAVGQTVAQEALSEHKVLEITQSDIMNVISATKPSTSLAQLEAYNTFRIDFGREKGQRVQESASDKIMLKNVIGLDDAKKAIIDAIEVPLLHPELIEKYDIKTINGLLLFGPPGTGKTMLMRAIGNELTGVTMLEIDNVIMQQSDSESAATVIKNIFYRAYENKPAIIFIDEVDGIVPKRRNSAQKDIEVTTELLKDMDGIKRMSQIIVVGATNRPEALDEAVLRPGRFDKIVFIKPPDAHQRALLFKEYIKNAPYDKSIDFEKLGAETKGFTGADIANVCREVKMHALESHIKTSKESVIGIEDIENVLKTIKPSAPESALSVYLAFLAKYGQR from the coding sequence ATGCAAGATGGGGATAGGCCGGCAAGGCCGGCCGGCAAGAATATAACCCGGGAGCTTATCAGGAAAAGGCGCAAGTTCCCCATTCTAGTGTACAGGCTCAAGGATATACTGATAAAGGTAAGGACTAACAAATACTTCATAGACTCTTTGCTTGTAGCCTTGATGTTTGTAAGCTTCGTGGCAGGATTCCCATATTATCCGTTGGTAATAGCGGCACTCATACTTATACTGCTTTTTGTGATAACACTTTACCATCCATTCCTGGGCCTCATAGTCTTTATGATTGTGGCTCTTCCGGCTCTGATATACCAGATTTCGTATGTTGCGTGGATTTTCCTTTTCGTAATAAGCGTGTCGCTAATCTACGGATACATGCACTACAGGACAATCGTTTTCGGGTACACTATGTTCTTTCTCGCATTTTCAGTTGTAGGGCTGGTGCTTGAAATACCGGTGCTGGTGCTTGCTGTGCTCGTAAGCGGATTTAAGAGGTCGGCAATAATAACGACAATAGCAATAATCGGGATAGTGGCGGTTTCTGGCGTTTTCGGAGTACAAAACTCCTCATATATACTGTATAACGGGACCGGGGTGCGCATAGGCCTGCCGATAGGCAACATATCCGAATTTCTTGTTATGAACAAGCCGCAGCTTCATTTCTCTAATATTGTTAACCAGAGTTCTGCTGCATTCTCGAATTTTGCCAGCATTCAAAGCGCAGGAGAGATAGATGTTGTATCGGGCTTCCTGGTAAATGCGCTTTATCTGCAGCTTTATTACCTGATACAGATAGCGGCGTTTATAGCAGTGGCGTTCGCGATAGAGTACATGGCCCTTAACACGAGATCAAAATTCAAAGGCACAAGGGCTAGCCTGATAGGCGTGTGCTATCCGGTAATCTATGTTGGGCTTGGAACCGGACTGAAATTCTATCCGATCAATTACGTGGCGCCGTTCGTAAGCTTTATAATTGTGGTAATTTTTGTCGGATTATTGGAGTTTTATAACATAGATGTTGTCAAGGCCATGGAGGTAAAGAAACAGGATATAAGGATGAAGTTCGGGGAAGCCTTTGAGGATCTGCAGGCGGGCAACGTTTCGGAAAAGTTCGACGACATTGGAGATTATGACGCGATAAAGAAGGAGCTTAGGGAGGCCGTGATATCGCCACTCGAGAACGTCGGCATATCCAGGGCATACAACATAAAACCGGCCAAAGGCATACTTTTCTTCGGCCTGCCCGGAACTGGCAAGACCATGATAATGAGGGCGCTGGCGAATGAGATACACACGGGCTTCTATTATGTAAAGGCGACAAACCTAATATCTTCGTATCCTGGCGAGTCCGAGAAACTGATATCAGACATATTCAGCATAGCGAAGAAGCATGCCCCGTGCGTGCTGTTCATAGATGAAATAGACTCGATAGCAACAAACAGGAACTACGAAGGCATAGACGAAATACACAGGCATGCGCTGTCCCAGCTTCTGGTCGAAATGGACGGATTCCAAAAGATGGATGGGGTAATTATAGTCGGGGCAACCAATGTGCCGAACATGTTGGATCCTGCAATACTTAGGCCGGGGAGGTTTGACAAAAGCATATACATGCCATTGCCAGACCTTAATGCGAGGAAGGCGATATTCAAGATATATCTCAAAAAATTTCCGATTTCAGACGACATCGACTTTGATAAGATCGCAGAGGCCAGCGACAGGTATTCCGGAGCCGACATAAAGGCAGTGTGCGAAGCAGTAGGACAGACTGTTGCACAAGAGGCGCTCAGCGAGCACAAAGTTCTGGAGATAACGCAGAGCGACATAATGAATGTTATAAGTGCAACGAAGCCGTCGACGTCACTTGCCCAGTTGGAGGCATACAACACATTCAGGATAGACTTTGGAAGAGAAAAGGGGCAGAGGGTACAGGAGAGCGCATCTGATAAGATCATGCTTAAAAATGTCATAGGGCTGGACGACGCGAAGAAGGCCATAATAGACGCGATAGAAGTGCCGCTTCTGCACCCGGAACTTATAGAAAAGTATGATATAAAGACGATAAACGGACTTTTGCTCTTCGGACCGCCCGGAACCGGCAAGACCATGCTCATGAGGGCCATAGGAAACGAGCTGACCGGAGTGACTATGCTTGAGATAGACAACGTGATAATGCAGCAGAGCGATTCCGAAAGCGCCGCGACCGTGATTAAAAACATATTTTACAGGGCATATGAGAACAAGCCTGCAATAATATTCATAGACGAAGTGGACGGAATTGTCCCGAAGAGGAGGAATTCGGCGCAGAAGGATATAGAGGTGACTACCGAACTCCTGAAGGACATGGACGGGATAAAAAGGATGTCGCAGATAATAGTGGTCGGGGCAACGAACAGACCCGAAGCGCTGGACGAGGCGGTGCTCAGGCCGGGGAGGTTTGACAAGATAGTCTTCATAAAGCCCCCGGATGCGCACCAGAGGGCTTTGCTCTTCAAGGAGTACATAAAGAACGCACCTTACGACAAGTCAATAGATTTCGAGAAACTTGGCGCAGAGACCAAGGGATTTACCGGAGCAGACATAGCAAACGTCTGCAGGGAGGTCAAGATGCACGCCTTAGAATCGCACATTAAGACGTCTAAGGAGTCAGTCATAGGCATTGAAGACATAGAAAACGTATTGAAGACCATAAAGCCTTCGGCACCAGAATCCGCACTGAGTGTATACCTTGCATTTCTGGCCAAATACGGACAGAGATGA